ACACAGCTATTCTTATCGTATCAATGATGCAGCTTAGACGAGAATATCAGCTTAATAGAAAGCAGTCTTTTGAGGATATTGCTGACGGTCTGTATACAAAGCCTGTTTCGATAATTGTGCCTGCATATAATGAAGAAGCAGGAATTATTCCGAGTGTCCGCTCCTTATTGAGCATTGATTATCCGCAATATGAAATCATTGTTGTAAATGATGGCTCTAAGGATCAAACTTTGCAAAAAATGATTGAGTATTATGATATGGAAGAGGTTCAAAAGGTAGTCCGCAAACAGGTGGAGACGAAGCCAATTAAGGCTATCTACCAGTCAAAGCTCTTGCCGAGACTATTTCTTATCGATAAAGATAATGGCGGAAAGGCTGATGCTTTAAATGTCGGCTTGAACTTTTCGAACTATCCTTATATATGCTCATTGGACGGAGATTCGGTTTTAGAAAGTGATGCTTTCCTGAAAGTTATGAAGCCGATTATGGACAGCAATGAGGAGGTAGTTGCTTCAGGAGGAAGCATCCGAATTGCAAATGGCTGTAAGATCAAGGACGGAAATATATTGGAGATCGGTTTATCGAACCATCCCCTTGTTATTATGCAGATTATTGAATATTTAAGAGCATTTTTAATGGGCCGCATTGGGCTTAGCAGGCATAACCTGCTGTTAATCATATCAGGTGCCTTTGGTGTATTTTCGAAGCAATGGGTGATTAAGGCTGGAGGTTACCAAACAAATACAGTAGGGGAGGATATGGAGCTTGTTGTCCGTATTCACCGAATTATAAAGGAGTCTAAGGTCAATAAAAGAATTGTCTATGTGCCTGATCCTGTCTGCTGGACAGAGGTTCCAGAGGATATAAAGTTCCTGAGGAGACAGAGAAGAAGATGGCATAGGGGATTGTTTGAAAGCCTTTGGAATCATCGCAAGCTGACATTTAATCCGAAGTATGGAAGCATCGGAATGATTTCCTTCCCTTATTTTTGGCTGATAGAGTTTTTAGGTCCAATCGTAGAAATATTAGGATATCTATATACAGTAATCGCGATTTTCTTTGGCGGGATTTATTTGGAATTTGCGATTCTTATATTTTTGCTTTCTTGTATTTATGGATCGATTTTTTCAATGGCA
This DNA window, taken from Niallia sp. Man26, encodes the following:
- a CDS encoding glycosyltransferase; this translates as MIIIITFYTAILIVSMMQLRREYQLNRKQSFEDIADGLYTKPVSIIVPAYNEEAGIIPSVRSLLSIDYPQYEIIVVNDGSKDQTLQKMIEYYDMEEVQKVVRKQVETKPIKAIYQSKLLPRLFLIDKDNGGKADALNVGLNFSNYPYICSLDGDSVLESDAFLKVMKPIMDSNEEVVASGGSIRIANGCKIKDGNILEIGLSNHPLVIMQIIEYLRAFLMGRIGLSRHNLLLIISGAFGVFSKQWVIKAGGYQTNTVGEDMELVVRIHRIIKESKVNKRIVYVPDPVCWTEVPEDIKFLRRQRRRWHRGLFESLWNHRKLTFNPKYGSIGMISFPYFWLIEFLGPIVEILGYLYTVIAIFFGGIYLEFAILIFLLSCIYGSIFSMAAVLLEEWSLRKYPKVSHLLKLFFFSLTESLWYRPMTVFWRCEGIWQLIKGEKSWGDMSRKGVSK